One region of Niallia sp. Man26 genomic DNA includes:
- a CDS encoding MerR family transcriptional regulator has protein sequence MEYTIKSLSQIAGISTRTLRYYDEIGLLKPARVNSSGYRIYGKKEVELLQQILIYRELEVSLEDIKQIISSPSFDIKGALEEHRANLLAKRNRIDMIIQNVDKTLEETKGRVRMSDKDRFEGLKQKMVEENEQKYGKELRQKYGEDTIDQSNKKLLKMTEAEFTEAERLGEEVLERLKEAMKTGDPQSAAAQMTAELHKRWLTFYWNSYSKEAHANLARMYVDDERFTAYYDKVEQGAAVFLRDAILHYTSL, from the coding sequence GTGGAATACACGATTAAAAGCTTAAGTCAAATAGCTGGAATCAGCACCAGAACATTAAGGTATTATGATGAAATTGGTCTGCTTAAGCCGGCAAGGGTCAATTCATCAGGCTACCGTATATATGGAAAAAAAGAGGTAGAGCTGCTTCAACAAATCTTGATTTATCGAGAGCTTGAAGTCAGTTTAGAGGATATTAAACAAATTATTTCTTCCCCTTCCTTTGATATTAAAGGAGCGTTAGAGGAACATAGGGCGAATCTCCTGGCAAAACGAAACCGTATAGACATGATTATTCAAAATGTCGACAAAACGTTAGAAGAGACGAAAGGAAGAGTGAGAATGAGCGATAAAGACAGGTTTGAAGGTTTAAAGCAAAAAATGGTCGAAGAAAACGAACAGAAGTATGGCAAAGAGCTTCGACAAAAGTATGGGGAGGACACAATCGATCAGTCTAACAAGAAATTGCTGAAGATGACAGAAGCCGAATTCACAGAAGCAGAAAGGCTTGGGGAAGAGGTGTTGGAAAGATTAAAAGAAGCAATGAAAACAGGAGATCCACAAAGTGCGGCAGCACAAATGACTGCAGAGCTTCATAAGCGCTGGCTCACGTTTTATTGGAATTCCTACAGCAAAGAAGCTCATGCTAATCTTGCCAGAATGTATGTGGACGATGAGCGGTTTACTGCCTATTACGATAAGGTTGAACAAGGTGCGGCTGTTTTTTTAAGAGATGCTAT
- a CDS encoding GntR family transcriptional regulator — protein MNKYEAISAEMKKRIKESYYAFDQPIPDEITLSKEFSCSRMTMKRALDTLVLEGLLYRKRGHGTFIVKSAIQDSRVNVLSNEVTGLSRLMEGQQVTSKVIKFEVGFPSEDVAEHLAIDLKTPVYYLIRLRLVNGEPYVMEITYMPTTLITGITDEILDGSIYEHITKSLGLTIAGSHRKIRACKSNELDQAHLVCMKDDPILEVEHVGFLNNGVPFEYSFSRHRYDKFEVTTVNIKR, from the coding sequence ATGAACAAGTACGAAGCAATCTCAGCAGAAATGAAGAAAAGAATTAAAGAGTCCTACTATGCTTTCGATCAGCCAATTCCTGATGAAATAACTCTTTCGAAAGAGTTTTCCTGCAGCAGGATGACGATGAAAAGAGCGCTTGACACATTGGTCCTTGAAGGGCTTCTTTACCGGAAAAGAGGACATGGCACATTTATTGTCAAATCAGCCATTCAAGACAGCCGCGTAAATGTATTGAGCAATGAGGTCACAGGTTTGTCCAGACTGATGGAGGGGCAGCAGGTGACAAGCAAGGTCATTAAGTTTGAAGTTGGTTTTCCATCAGAAGACGTTGCTGAACATCTTGCTATCGACCTGAAAACACCTGTTTACTATTTGATTCGGTTAAGGCTTGTAAACGGGGAGCCTTACGTTATGGAGATAACGTATATGCCGACAACCCTTATTACAGGCATTACGGATGAGATATTGGACGGTTCCATTTATGAGCATATCACGAAAAGCTTAGGTCTCACGATTGCCGGCTCACATCGTAAGATACGGGCATGCAAGTCCAATGAGTTAGATCAAGCTCATCTTGTATGTATGAAGGATGACCCTATCTTGGAAGTAGAGCATGTGGGTTTTTTAAACAATGGAGTTCCGTTCGAGTATTCCTTTTCAAGGCATCGATATGATAAGTTTGAGGTAACAACAGTAAATATTAAGCGCTGA
- a CDS encoding glycoside hydrolase family 1 protein: MTKKSVIPEGFLWGGAVTSFQTEGAWDEGGKGPSIVDARPVKEGQSDWKTAVDFYHRYKEDIALFKEMGFNAYRTSISWARIFPDGEGEPNEEGLQFYDDLFDEMIANGIQPVITLYHFDLPLKLAQKYNGFASRKVVDLFEKYARTVFARYGEKVKYWLTFNEQNLVLTNLQFWGVSTDEADNEEALRYQVTHNSFIAHAKAVKALHELVPGGQMAGMVTYMTTYPNSCLPEDVIANMKAKELLVDFYLDVFANGEYPSYVTSNLERKGIMPHFEEGDAELLKENTVDYISISYYQSQTVSSEKVKEDAIISGITPNPNLKANEWGWAIDPIGFRVSLKDMYARYRLPIFITENGIGVREELNEQNTVEDDYRIDYLREHIKQMKLAMEEGVEVFGYLTWGSTDLISSGGQFEKRYGFIFVNRGETDLRDLKRYKKKSFNWYKEVIAANGENLEESETVSLS; this comes from the coding sequence ATGACAAAGAAATCTGTTATTCCTGAAGGCTTTTTATGGGGTGGAGCGGTGACAAGCTTCCAGACAGAAGGTGCATGGGATGAGGGCGGAAAAGGTCCTTCCATTGTTGATGCAAGACCTGTGAAAGAGGGGCAGTCTGATTGGAAAACTGCAGTTGATTTTTATCACCGCTATAAGGAGGATATTGCTCTTTTTAAAGAAATGGGCTTTAATGCATATCGTACAAGCATTTCATGGGCAAGGATTTTCCCTGATGGAGAAGGAGAGCCGAACGAGGAAGGCTTGCAATTCTATGATGATTTATTTGATGAAATGATTGCAAACGGCATTCAGCCTGTTATTACTTTATATCATTTTGATCTTCCTCTAAAACTTGCACAAAAATACAACGGGTTTGCATCAAGGAAGGTTGTTGACCTGTTCGAAAAATATGCACGCACAGTCTTTGCCCGTTATGGGGAAAAGGTCAAATATTGGCTTACATTTAATGAGCAGAATCTTGTATTAACAAATCTTCAATTTTGGGGCGTTTCTACTGATGAAGCAGACAATGAAGAGGCGTTGCGCTATCAAGTTACACATAATTCCTTTATTGCACATGCAAAAGCAGTCAAAGCACTGCATGAACTTGTGCCAGGTGGTCAAATGGCAGGAATGGTCACGTATATGACGACATACCCGAACAGCTGTCTTCCAGAAGATGTTATTGCCAACATGAAAGCAAAAGAACTGCTGGTTGATTTCTATCTAGATGTGTTTGCAAACGGTGAATACCCAAGCTATGTGACAAGCAATCTTGAGCGAAAAGGCATTATGCCTCATTTTGAAGAAGGCGATGCAGAACTTCTTAAAGAAAATACTGTTGATTATATTAGTATCAGCTATTATCAAAGTCAGACTGTCAGCAGTGAGAAAGTCAAAGAGGATGCAATCATTTCAGGTATCACGCCTAACCCGAACTTAAAGGCGAATGAATGGGGCTGGGCGATCGACCCTATTGGTTTTAGAGTTAGTCTGAAGGATATGTACGCGCGATACAGGCTGCCGATTTTTATTACAGAAAACGGGATTGGCGTTAGAGAAGAATTGAATGAGCAAAACACAGTTGAAGATGATTACCGCATCGATTATTTGCGAGAACATATTAAACAGATGAAGCTAGCGATGGAAGAAGGAGTGGAAGTGTTCGGCTACCTGACATGGGGCTCGACAGACTTAATAAGCTCAGGCGGACAATTCGAGAAGCGCTATGGTTTTATATTCGTCAACAGAGGAGAGACAGATTTAAGAGACTTAAAACGCTACAAAAAGAAGAGCTTCAACTGGTACAAAGAAGTTATTGCAGCAAACGGCGAAAATCTGGAGGAATCAGAAACAGTCTCATTATCATAA
- a CDS encoding aldo/keto reductase family protein has product MKYRKLGNSGLRVSEIGLGSWLTYGSAVEKEQSIACIHRAYDLGINFFDTANAYNKGAAETVLGEALKDYSRSSYVLATKVFFPMGDGPNDRGLSRKHIMEQCDASLKRLGVDYIDLYQFHRFDSETPVEESLRALDDLTAQGKILYAGVSEWTAAQITDAAHIAKEKNLRPLISNQPIYNMMVRYIEKEVIPVSEKEGIGQVVFSPLAQGILTGKYKPNEQVPSESRAANEETNKWITSYLNDEVLTRVQKLSAIANGLGVELSQLALAWVLRQPNVSSAIIGASRPGQVEENVKASGLELNASVLEEIEAVLEEINTFVPIW; this is encoded by the coding sequence ATGAAGTACAGAAAACTAGGAAACTCTGGCTTAAGAGTAAGCGAAATTGGACTAGGCAGCTGGCTTACATATGGAAGCGCAGTGGAAAAGGAGCAGTCCATAGCTTGTATTCACAGGGCATATGATCTTGGCATCAACTTTTTCGATACGGCAAATGCTTATAATAAGGGAGCTGCAGAAACAGTCCTTGGGGAAGCATTAAAAGATTATTCCCGCTCAAGCTACGTGCTGGCAACAAAGGTTTTCTTCCCGATGGGAGATGGTCCGAATGACAGGGGACTGTCGAGAAAGCATATTATGGAGCAATGTGATGCAAGCTTGAAGAGATTAGGTGTAGACTATATAGATTTGTATCAATTCCATCGCTTTGACTCGGAAACTCCGGTAGAGGAGAGCTTAAGAGCACTCGATGATCTAACTGCACAAGGAAAGATTCTTTATGCAGGTGTAAGCGAATGGACGGCAGCGCAAATAACCGATGCTGCACATATTGCCAAAGAGAAGAATTTAAGACCGCTCATCTCTAATCAGCCAATCTACAATATGATGGTCCGCTATATTGAGAAAGAAGTGATTCCTGTCAGTGAGAAGGAGGGAATTGGCCAAGTTGTATTCTCCCCGCTTGCACAAGGTATTTTAACAGGAAAATACAAGCCGAACGAGCAAGTGCCATCTGAAAGCCGTGCAGCAAATGAAGAAACAAATAAATGGATTACAAGCTACTTGAATGACGAAGTGCTGACACGTGTTCAGAAACTTTCAGCCATTGCGAATGGTCTAGGAGTGGAATTATCACAGCTTGCATTAGCATGGGTGTTAAGACAGCCTAATGTCAGCTCAGCCATTATAGGGGCAAGCAGACCTGGACAGGTAGAAGAAAATGTGAAGGCATCCGGCCTAGAGTTAAACGCTTCTGTTTTAGAGGAAATAGAAGCAGTGCTGGAAGAAATCAATACTTTTGTGCCAATCTGGTAA
- a CDS encoding ABC transporter ATP-binding protein: MARNKFDVDEELETPFSFAHLKRLFGYIKPYKKKIIVTILIMLVASGANLIGPYLIKQAIDKEIPEGNIGGLSLLAGIYLGALIITGICMKYRIRMMAQIGQDVIKTIRKDLFTHIQSLSFSFYDNRPHGKILVRVVNYVNSLSDLLSNGLINLITDIFSLIVIIGFMFAIDVRLAIYAMVGFPLLAIVIFFIKNAQRKAWQDLSNKQSNMNAYIHESINGMKVTQAFAREEENKKIFEDVSKGYKKSWMKAVYIQFLLWPSIENISVLTVSFIYVAGISMIGQGVTVGALVAFVGYIWMFWTPISNIGNFYNAIINAMAYLERIFEMMDEKPTVRNNPDGKVLQQINGKVEFEHVEFGYEGEERVLKDVHFRAEPGETIALVGATGSGKTSIVSLISRFYDLNGGKIKIDGVDISTVTIPSLRRQMGIMLQDPFIFSGTIMDNIRYGRLDASDEEVIEAAKAVQADAFIMTLKDGYETEVNERGTRLSAGQRQLISFARALLADPRILILDEATSSIDTETELALQKGLGTLLAKRTSFIIAHRLSTIQSATRILFIDKGRIAEEGTHDELMERKGQYWHLYTSQHTSLEVG; the protein is encoded by the coding sequence GTGGCACGAAATAAGTTCGATGTGGATGAGGAGTTAGAAACACCGTTTAGTTTTGCTCATCTAAAGCGCTTGTTTGGTTATATAAAGCCATATAAGAAAAAAATCATCGTCACGATTCTTATCATGCTTGTGGCAAGCGGTGCTAATCTAATTGGTCCTTATCTCATCAAGCAGGCAATCGATAAAGAAATTCCAGAAGGGAATATCGGCGGACTGTCGCTGCTTGCAGGTATATATTTAGGAGCGCTGATTATCACAGGAATTTGTATGAAGTACCGGATCAGGATGATGGCCCAGATTGGTCAGGATGTTATTAAGACCATTCGCAAGGACTTGTTTACACATATTCAATCACTGTCCTTTTCCTTTTATGATAATCGTCCCCACGGAAAAATATTGGTGCGGGTCGTCAATTATGTGAATTCACTTAGTGATCTTCTTTCTAATGGGCTTATCAACTTGATTACGGATATATTTAGCTTGATTGTCATTATCGGGTTTATGTTTGCCATCGACGTACGTTTGGCTATTTATGCAATGGTTGGTTTCCCTCTGTTAGCCATTGTTATCTTTTTTATAAAAAATGCTCAACGCAAGGCTTGGCAGGACTTAAGCAATAAACAGTCTAATATGAACGCCTATATCCATGAAAGCATCAATGGCATGAAGGTAACCCAAGCATTCGCAAGGGAGGAAGAGAACAAGAAAATCTTTGAAGATGTATCTAAAGGCTACAAAAAGTCATGGATGAAAGCTGTCTATATTCAGTTTCTTCTTTGGCCATCGATTGAAAACATCTCTGTTTTGACAGTATCTTTCATCTATGTTGCAGGGATTTCGATGATTGGGCAAGGAGTAACCGTCGGTGCTTTAGTAGCGTTCGTCGGATATATTTGGATGTTCTGGACGCCGATTTCCAATATCGGCAACTTCTATAATGCAATCATTAATGCAATGGCTTATTTGGAGCGAATTTTTGAAATGATGGATGAAAAGCCGACAGTGCGCAATAATCCAGATGGAAAAGTGCTTCAGCAAATTAACGGAAAAGTCGAGTTTGAGCATGTTGAGTTTGGTTATGAAGGAGAGGAAAGGGTTTTGAAGGATGTGCATTTCAGGGCTGAGCCTGGAGAGACGATTGCGCTTGTCGGGGCGACAGGATCTGGGAAAACATCCATTGTTAGTTTAATCAGCCGCTTCTATGACTTGAATGGAGGCAAAATTAAAATAGACGGGGTGGATATCAGCACAGTAACAATCCCTTCACTCAGAAGGCAAATGGGCATTATGCTTCAGGATCCGTTTATCTTTTCGGGAACAATTATGGATAATATCCGCTACGGACGTCTCGATGCAAGCGATGAGGAAGTAATAGAAGCAGCAAAAGCGGTTCAGGCCGATGCTTTCATTATGACATTAAAGGATGGCTATGAAACAGAGGTAAATGAGCGAGGAACAAGGCTTTCTGCAGGACAAAGGCAGCTTATTTCCTTTGCAAGAGCACTGCTGGCAGACCCAAGAATTTTAATATTAGATGAAGCAACTTCTTCCATTGATACAGAAACAGAGCTTGCTCTCCAAAAAGGCTTAGGAACACTGCTTGCAAAAAGAACGTCCTTCATTATTGCTCACCGCCTTTCTACCATTCAAAGTGCAACAAGAATTTTGTTCATTGATAAGGGACGAATTGCAGAGGAAGGCACACATGATGAATTAATGGAAAGAAAAGGACAATATTGGCATCTTTATACGTCTCAGCATACATCTTTGGAAGTAGGATGA
- a CDS encoding ABC transporter ATP-binding protein, whose amino-acid sequence MHSLRWIWGFLHTYRLKIAIGLFCAVIVSALSVLNPYLAGKMVDDVMYGKQLHLLWPILGIMIAGTFIRTIIRYTYQMIFENVSQNVIYNIREQLYDRLHRLDFSFYDRTKTGDIMARMTGDMEAVRHFTAWTIYMIFENATILLFAVAFMFYIHPPLALTLLIVTPVIGFFAFRLTRDVRPTFTEIRNQFAKLNSVVQENISGNRVVKAFAKEDYEIAKFSIANEGFKDKNLKSSKIWEKYLPILDSLAGVLTVLMIFAGGVMVIKGTLTFGELVMFNSFIWALSNPMKMAGWLLNDVQRFIASAEKVEDLLETKPKIASLDNVVPIGDYKGVVEFNKVSFSYGEEPILKDISFKVKPGQTLAIIGPTGAGKSTMVNLLSRFYDATSGEVKIDGRNVKDWELQQLRTGMAMVMQDIFLFSDTIEGNIAYGDPNTSNEAVKLAAKLADAHDFIKDLPEGYDTIVGERGVGLSGGQRQRIALARAILKDPSILILDDTTSSLDMETEHRIQQTLKSIQKNKTCFIIAHRISSVKDADQILVMNNGAIMERGTHDELLRKKGYYFNVYKNQYGNFEQKHRDEDVI is encoded by the coding sequence ATGCATAGTCTGCGATGGATATGGGGGTTTCTACATACTTATCGTCTTAAGATAGCTATCGGCCTTTTTTGCGCAGTCATCGTATCAGCTTTAAGTGTGTTAAACCCTTATTTGGCTGGGAAGATGGTGGATGATGTTATGTATGGCAAGCAGCTTCATTTGCTGTGGCCGATACTTGGTATCATGATTGCTGGAACATTTATTAGGACGATAATCCGCTATACGTATCAGATGATTTTTGAGAATGTTTCACAAAATGTTATTTACAATATACGAGAACAATTGTATGACCGCCTGCACAGATTGGATTTCAGCTTTTACGACCGTACTAAAACAGGCGATATTATGGCAAGAATGACAGGGGATATGGAAGCGGTCAGGCATTTCACAGCATGGACGATTTACATGATTTTTGAAAACGCCACCATTTTACTGTTTGCAGTTGCCTTTATGTTTTATATACATCCGCCCTTGGCGCTTACTCTCCTGATTGTAACACCAGTGATTGGCTTCTTCGCTTTCAGGCTGACAAGGGATGTCCGGCCGACCTTTACGGAGATTCGCAACCAGTTTGCGAAATTAAATTCAGTCGTTCAAGAGAATATCAGTGGAAACAGGGTAGTAAAGGCTTTTGCGAAAGAAGATTATGAAATCGCTAAATTTTCGATTGCCAATGAAGGATTTAAAGATAAGAACTTAAAATCATCAAAAATTTGGGAAAAATATTTGCCGATTTTGGATTCCTTGGCTGGTGTGCTGACAGTGCTGATGATTTTTGCCGGTGGTGTGATGGTTATTAAAGGCACACTCACATTTGGAGAGCTAGTAATGTTTAATTCATTCATATGGGCGTTAAGCAACCCAATGAAAATGGCTGGCTGGCTGCTAAATGATGTACAGCGCTTTATAGCATCTGCCGAAAAGGTGGAGGATCTCCTAGAGACAAAGCCAAAAATAGCCAGTCTCGATAACGTTGTTCCAATTGGCGACTATAAAGGCGTCGTGGAGTTTAATAAGGTGTCCTTTAGCTATGGAGAGGAACCCATCTTGAAGGATATCAGCTTTAAAGTGAAGCCAGGTCAAACACTAGCCATCATTGGACCGACAGGAGCAGGCAAGTCAACAATGGTTAATTTGCTTAGCCGCTTTTATGATGCGACAAGCGGTGAGGTCAAGATTGACGGCAGAAATGTGAAGGACTGGGAGCTGCAGCAGCTCCGCACAGGAATGGCAATGGTTATGCAAGATATCTTCCTGTTTTCTGATACGATTGAAGGCAATATTGCTTACGGTGATCCCAATACATCTAATGAAGCAGTTAAACTTGCTGCAAAATTAGCAGATGCCCATGATTTTATTAAAGATTTGCCAGAAGGCTATGACACCATTGTCGGGGAAAGAGGTGTCGGACTGTCTGGCGGACAAAGGCAGCGGATTGCACTGGCAAGAGCTATCTTAAAAGATCCGTCCATCCTGATTCTTGATGATACAACATCAAGCCTTGACATGGAAACAGAGCACCGAATTCAGCAAACATTGAAATCTATTCAAAAAAACAAAACATGCTTTATCATTGCCCATAGAATTTCTTCTGTAAAAGATGCAGATCAAATACTGGTGATGAATAATGGCGCAATTATGGAGCGAGGCACACATGATGAACTCCTGCGGAAGAAGGGTTATTACTTTAATGTGTATAAAAATCAATATGGAAACTTCGAACAAAAGCACAGAGATGAGGATGTGATCTAG
- a CDS encoding sugar ABC transporter substrate-binding protein translates to MRKKKKLSALLLTFVLALSAFLAGCSGSDSESASGESGDVTLRILVWNNNPEGTKLEGEIFKEFEKENPGIKVKQVYAPYDKFNDKFLTMSAGGDQPDLVWLQPSAFGQFVGKDVLMDLSDKEINEEEYMPNVLSLGQVDGKQYALIRDASAFMLGYNKDMFDAAGLEYPKDDWTWDDFLAAAQKLTVEKNGKTVQFGMENFYTNELLVENGGGFVSQDGKEVIVDSPESIEAIKFGADLINKYHVQPTSAQSQGLSNMFLAGQAAMKMMGPWDWSDTSKNANFKWDVVPLPAGKAGNVAAASYLPIGIGSKTKHPDEAYKLLEFLTTGKGQDLQVDTISAVPVVKRNADKIESMANAPENAKALSTILAEGRTVMNAPYIPEYAEIVSKIQPVIDNINLNGSKDAEKQLKEVADQIRKEYGLK, encoded by the coding sequence GTGAGAAAGAAAAAGAAATTAAGTGCTTTACTGTTAACTTTTGTATTAGCTCTATCTGCATTTTTAGCAGGCTGTTCTGGCTCAGATTCTGAGTCTGCTAGCGGGGAATCAGGAGATGTAACACTGCGTATTCTCGTATGGAATAATAATCCAGAAGGAACAAAGCTGGAAGGGGAAATTTTTAAGGAATTTGAAAAAGAGAACCCTGGAATTAAAGTAAAGCAAGTCTATGCACCATATGATAAATTCAATGATAAATTCCTGACAATGTCTGCTGGCGGCGATCAGCCTGATTTAGTTTGGCTTCAGCCTTCTGCATTCGGTCAATTTGTGGGTAAAGATGTGTTGATGGATTTATCTGATAAAGAAATCAATGAAGAAGAGTATATGCCAAATGTTCTTTCACTAGGCCAAGTGGATGGAAAACAGTATGCACTTATTCGTGATGCATCTGCCTTCATGCTTGGATACAACAAGGATATGTTTGATGCTGCTGGTCTTGAATATCCTAAGGATGACTGGACATGGGATGATTTCCTTGCAGCAGCTCAAAAGCTGACAGTCGAGAAAAACGGCAAAACAGTTCAGTTCGGTATGGAAAACTTCTATACAAATGAATTGCTTGTTGAAAATGGCGGAGGTTTTGTCAGCCAGGATGGCAAGGAAGTTATCGTTGATTCGCCTGAATCTATTGAGGCAATTAAATTTGGGGCAGACTTGATCAATAAATATCATGTGCAGCCAACTTCTGCTCAAAGCCAAGGTTTATCCAATATGTTCCTCGCTGGTCAAGCAGCAATGAAAATGATGGGACCATGGGATTGGTCTGATACATCGAAAAACGCTAACTTCAAATGGGATGTTGTTCCACTTCCGGCAGGAAAAGCAGGAAATGTAGCAGCAGCTTCTTATCTTCCAATCGGAATTGGCTCAAAGACGAAGCATCCTGACGAAGCATATAAGCTTCTTGAATTCTTGACTACTGGAAAAGGTCAAGACCTGCAGGTAGACACAATATCAGCAGTGCCTGTCGTAAAAAGGAATGCAGATAAAATTGAGTCAATGGCAAATGCGCCTGAAAATGCGAAAGCATTGTCAACAATTTTAGCAGAAGGCAGAACGGTTATGAACGCTCCTTACATTCCTGAGTATGCTGAAATTGTAAGTAAAATCCAGCCTGTCATTGATAACATCAATCTTAATGGCAGCAAGGATGCAGAGAAACAGCTGAAGGAAGTAGCAGATCAAATCCGCAAAGAATATGGCTTGAAATAA
- a CDS encoding carbohydrate ABC transporter permease — translation MEITPAKPTAAMKAKKLRSMKKGRKAEKALTYFLLIALSILFLFPFLWLIGTSVKPENEAMAFPPTLLPKEWDLANYKEVFTLVDFGQYYMNSIIVTVCVVIGTVVSSTIVAYGFARIKGKGRNFWFVLLLGTMMLPPQVTMIPVYMIFSKLGWVNTFLPLIVPSFFGSAYFIFLLRQFFKTIPKELEESAYLDGCGPFGIFWRIIVPLSVPSIITVALLSFMWTWNDFLNPLIYLNDDSKYTLALGILQFKGALLIQWGPMMAASVFIILPLIIIFFVGQKYFVQGIATTGGKG, via the coding sequence ATGGAAATAACACCTGCGAAGCCGACTGCTGCAATGAAAGCAAAGAAACTGCGCAGCATGAAGAAAGGAAGAAAAGCGGAAAAGGCACTTACTTACTTTTTACTTATTGCACTTTCTATTCTCTTTTTATTCCCTTTTTTGTGGCTGATTGGAACTTCTGTAAAACCGGAAAATGAAGCAATGGCATTTCCACCGACATTGCTGCCAAAGGAATGGGATTTAGCGAACTATAAAGAAGTATTTACACTAGTGGACTTTGGGCAGTATTACATGAACTCTATTATTGTCACTGTATGTGTAGTTATTGGGACAGTTGTTTCTTCTACAATCGTCGCATACGGTTTTGCAAGGATAAAAGGGAAAGGACGGAATTTCTGGTTTGTGCTTTTGCTTGGAACAATGATGCTTCCGCCACAAGTAACGATGATTCCTGTCTATATGATTTTTTCTAAGCTGGGGTGGGTTAATACGTTCCTGCCGCTAATTGTTCCATCTTTCTTTGGTAGCGCTTACTTCATCTTTTTACTGCGTCAATTTTTTAAGACAATCCCAAAGGAGCTAGAAGAGAGTGCCTATCTCGATGGCTGTGGTCCTTTCGGTATTTTCTGGAGAATTATCGTTCCGTTATCAGTTCCTTCTATTATTACTGTCGCTTTGTTGAGCTTTATGTGGACGTGGAATGACTTTCTTAATCCATTAATCTATTTAAATGATGATTCCAAATATACGCTTGCACTGGGAATTCTGCAATTTAAAGGGGCTCTCTTAATTCAATGGGGACCGATGATGGCAGCGAGCGTCTTTATTATCTTACCGCTTATTATCATTTTCTTTGTTGGTCAAAAGTACTTTGTCCAAGGAATTGCTACAACAGGCGGAAAGGGCTAA
- a CDS encoding sugar ABC transporter permease, with amino-acid sequence MNKSRTLLFYLFILPWLIGFFVFTAGPMVYSLYMSFTDYSGLGAANWVGLENYKKLFTEDPLFWQSLWNTFFYTIVGVPLGLVVGYMLAVLLNTKVRFMGVFRTIFYLPSLVPTVASSLLWILIFQPDFGIANSILSFFHLPTSNWLLSESMVKPTLIIMSLWGAGGGMVIYLAGLQSVPASLYEAAELDGAGKFHKFWNITIPMTSNVIFFNLIMGLIGSFQIFTQAYVVSSGNGGPNYKSLFYVFYLYQDAFKFFKMGYASALAWILFIIILIFTLIQFKVFGKKVYYEYDE; translated from the coding sequence ATGAATAAATCGAGAACTTTATTGTTTTACTTATTTATTTTGCCATGGCTGATCGGCTTTTTCGTCTTTACGGCTGGCCCGATGGTGTATTCCCTATACATGTCCTTTACTGATTACTCAGGACTTGGGGCAGCGAATTGGGTCGGATTAGAAAACTATAAAAAGCTGTTTACTGAAGATCCGCTGTTTTGGCAGTCATTATGGAATACCTTCTTTTATACAATTGTCGGCGTTCCTCTTGGTTTAGTTGTCGGTTACATGCTTGCTGTCTTGCTGAACACAAAGGTGAGATTTATGGGGGTATTCCGGACAATCTTTTATTTACCTTCCTTAGTGCCAACAGTTGCCAGCTCGTTGCTATGGATATTAATCTTTCAGCCGGATTTCGGTATTGCGAACAGCATCCTGTCCTTTTTTCATTTGCCGACATCAAATTGGCTGTTAAGTGAAAGTATGGTAAAGCCGACACTGATTATTATGAGCTTATGGGGTGCTGGCGGCGGTATGGTTATTTATCTCGCAGGACTTCAAAGTGTTCCCGCATCTCTGTATGAAGCAGCCGAACTGGATGGGGCAGGCAAATTCCATAAGTTCTGGAATATTACCATCCCGATGACTTCTAATGTTATCTTCTTCAATCTGATTATGGGGCTGATTGGTTCTTTTCAGATATTCACACAAGCCTATGTTGTCAGCAGCGGCAATGGCGGACCAAACTATAAATCTCTGTTTTATGTATTCTATTTATACCAGGATGCCTTTAAGTTCTTTAAGATGGGGTATGCGTCTGCACTCGCCTGGATTTTATTCATTATCATTCTTATCTTCACATTAATTCAGTTTAAAGTATTTGGGAAAAAGGTGTATTACGAATACGATGAATAA